TTCAACGACGATTGTCATCCTGCAGAGCTATTACAGCCACCACTTGTCTACATATCGCCATGCTCAGGAAAACGGGCCAAGTGTTTTGGCGGCAGACAAGTTCGTCACTCTGGGAGCAGATTCAGTTGGAGGGGTCTGATCGGAGGGTCAGCTCTTCGATGCTGgacaaaggggggggggggggggcttacTCGTCATCAGCAGAATCAGAATCCTCAGCAAATGGGAACTCCACCGCCGCGGTCTCATTCGTGAAGAGTTCCTGAGGGTACTGACAGCACTGAAAGTCATCTCCTCCGGGGCAGATCTTGTTGTTTGGATCTATGGGCAGGTTAGCTTTGCTTTGCTGAAAGTCCCGCCACAGGACATCTggacggaggaggacgccGGGGGCGGGAGGGTTGACGCCGTTTTAAGCGCTTACCGTCTATGATGGTCAGATTGCCGACGCAGCGGTCCGTGAAGGTGCACGAGGTGCTCCAATCTCGGCCAGGGCAATGTGTGAAATAGCTGCAGCCCTTGTAGTTGCTTGGGAGGCCGGGGCATGGCGAGTAATCATCGGTCTTGTCCCAGATGtggccctcgcggcggatGCATTCACTCTCGTCGAGGCAGATGCACCACGCACTGACAATCAACGAATACGTCATGGGGCTATAGGCGGGGGCGCAGGTGCCATTGATTctcgcggtggtggtgaggggggttgcgaggacgagggggagAAAAGAAGCAGCAACGAGGGCAAGGGCCTTCATGGTGACTGTGGTTTGTTTTCTTACTTAGTTTTCTGGTAAGAGGCTGGTGAATTGCTGATGAGCTAGAGACGAACTCGAGATGACACATGGATCATCAGTTTGGTTTTGAAGGCTCTGAAGACGGGTTGAGGGGCCTTCTTATAGTAAGTAGACCGGCGGGAACGGGTCTGGTCTCGACACGCATGATGAAGCTGCCTGGATGTCGACCACTTCGCACCCTGTCGCGATATCACGTTCGGCGCGTCCAAGTGGCAAAAAGGGCCGAGAGAACCTCTTGAGTCCCGTGATGGATGCCGATGCAGGATTGGGTGCTATGCACCACGGCAGAGGTGACGTGATTATTGATATTTGGGTTTGTGCTTGCGCTGTGCCCAGGAACAGTATATATCACGGACGTATACGCAAGTCATGGCGAAGGTAGAGCTCGGGATGATGATAGAAGAGGCCGTCTCGTGAGACGGGGTCGCTCTCTGTAGTGGTGGACTGGACCAGTCAAAGACAGTGCAAGGTTGTTGAGAAATGTTTTATATCGTCTTAATAGTAGGGTCTTGGGCTCGCAAAGCATATGTCAGCGCAGGACTTGGCACTATGCGCCAGG
Above is a genomic segment from Purpureocillium takamizusanense chromosome 2, complete sequence containing:
- a CDS encoding uncharacterized protein (EggNog:ENOG503P78T~SECRETED:SignalP(1-17~SECRETED:cutsite=VLA-TP~SECRETED:prob=0.6714)), producing MKALALVAASFLPLVLATPLTTTARINGTCAPAYSPMTYSLIVSAWCICLDESECIRREGHIWDKTDDYSPCPGLPSNYKGCSYFTHCPGRDWSTSCTFTDRCVGNLTIIDDPNNKICPGGDDFQCCQYPQELFTNETAAVEFPFAEDSDSADDEPLQLNLLPE